A window of the Cannabis sativa cultivar Pink pepper isolate KNU-18-1 chromosome X, ASM2916894v1, whole genome shotgun sequence genome harbors these coding sequences:
- the LOC115711387 gene encoding uncharacterized protein LOC115711387, with translation MGGGFRVLHLVRPFLAFLPEVQSADRKIPFREKVLYTVVALFVFLVCSQLPLYGIHSTTGSDPFYWMRVILASNRGTVMELGITPIVTSGLVMQLLAGSKIIEVDNNVREDRALLNGAQKLLGILIAIGEAVAYVCSGMYGSVDQLGVGNAILIILQLFFAGIIVICLDELLQKGYGLGSGISLFIATNICENIIWKAFSPTTINSGRGAEFEGAVIALFHLLITRTDKVRALREAFYRQNLPNVTNLLATVLIFLIVIYFQGFRVVLPVRSKNARGQQGSYPIKLFYTSNMPIILQSALVSNLYFISQLLYRRYSGNFLVNLLGIWKESEYSGGQYVPVGGIAYYITAPSSLADMAANPFHALFYLVFMLSACALFSKTWIEVSGSSARDVAKQLKEQQMVMPGHRESNLQKELNRYIPTAAAFGGMCIGALTVLADFMGAIGSGTGILLAVTIIYQYFETFEKERASELGFFGF, from the exons ATGGGAGGTGGTTTTCGTGTCCTCCATCTGGTGAGGCCTTTCCTCGCTTTTCTGCCTGAAGTGCAGAGCGCTGACCGAAAGATTCCATTCAGAGAGAAGGTGCTATACACCGTTGTAGCGCTTTTCGTCTTTCTGGTGTGCAGTCAATTGCCTCTTTATGGCATTCACTCTACAACAGGATCGGATCCCTTCTATTGGATGAGAGTCATTCTTGCTTCCAACAGGGGGACTGTTATGGAGCTCGGAATCACACCGATTGTGACATCAGGGCTTGTGATGCAACTTCTCGCTGGTTCAAAGATCATTGAAGTTGACAACAATGTCCGGGAGGATCGGGCTCTCTT AAACGGAGCACAAAAGCTATTGGGAATCCTTATAGCTATTGGTGAGGCTGTTGCCTATGTTTGCTCTGGCATGTATGGAAGTGTTGACCAACTCGGAGTTGGAAATGCTATCCTTATTATCCTTCAGCTCTTCTTTGCTGGGATCATTGTTATATGCTTGGATGAACTGCTTCAGAAGGGATACGGATTAGGTTCTGGAATTTCTCTTTTCATTGCAACCAATATTTG CGAAAATATAATATGGAAGGCATTCAGCCCGACCACCATTAACAGCGGCCGTGGAGCTGAGTTTGAAGGTGCTGTTATTGCTCTGTTCCATCTACTGATAACCAGAACAGACAAAGTTCGTGCTCTGCGCGAAGCTTTTTACCGGCAAAATCTCCCCAATGTTACGAATCTCCTCGCTACTGTCCTGATCTTCCTGATTGTTATCTACTTCCAAGGGTTCCGTGTTGTCCTCCCTGTGAGGTCAAAGAATGCCCGTGGACAACAAGGATCTTATCCTATCAAATTGTTCTACACCTCAAACATGCCAATCATTCTGCAATCTGCACTTGTTTCCAACCTTTATTTTATCTCTCAG TTACTCTATAGGAGGTACAGTGGAAACTTTCTGGTAAATCTTTTGGGCATATGGAAGGAGTCTGAGTATTCAGGTGGTCAGTATGTCCCCGTTGGCGGTATAGCTTATTATATCACCGCACCTTCAAG CTTAGCAGATATGGCTGCAAATCCTTTTCATGCATTGTTCTATCTGGTTTTTATGCTATCTGCCTGTGCCCTTTTCTCCAAAACATGGATTGAAGTGTCTGGATCTTCTGCCAGAGATGTTGCCAAGCAACTTAAG GAACAACAAATGGTGATGCCCGGACACCGTGAATCAAACTTGCAGAAGGAGTTGAACCGCTACATACCTACTGCTGCAGCATTTGGTGGCATGTGCATTGGCGCATTGACAGTGTTGGCAGATTTCATGGGGGCAATTGGTTCTGGAACCGGAATTCTGCTTGCCGTGACTATTATTTACCAATACTTCGAGACTTTTGAGAAGGAGAGAGCCAGTGAGCTTGGCTTCTTTGGTTTCTAA